Below is a window of Defluviimonas sp. SAOS-178_SWC DNA.
TGACGAAGTTGTTGAGAAGCGCCGACCATGTCGCAAAGGCGATCGGCATCGCCGCCGCCATCAGGAACAGCAGGAAGGCAGGCTGACGCCAGCGCGGCAGGTGGGCCGCTTCCTTGAGCGTGAGGGTCGGGATGCGCATGCGCCCGACATACGCCGCTTTTTTCGCTGTGGCGAGAGCGATCACGCGCGGCATCGCACAGCCCGGCACGCCGGTTCGCACAGTCGCGGCGGAGCCGAGATTCGCACCGGCACATGATCTGTATCAAGGCGCTCATATTCATGATACCGCATGCGTCCAGACAGGGAGGAAACGCCCATGGACATTCTTGCACTCGTGGAAGGGATCGGCGAAGCGCCGGCAGCCGCGCTTCTCGGGCTGATCACCGGCATCGTCTTCGGCGTCGCGGCCCAGCGCTCGCGCTTCTGCCTGCGCGCCGCCACGGTGGAATTCGCGCGCGGGAAGCTCGGGCCGCGCGTCGCGGTCTGGCTCCTGTGCTTCTCCACGGCCGTTGTCTGGGTGCAGGGGGCGGACCTCCTCGGCTTCATGCGGGTCGAAGAGGCGCGGATGATGGCCATCGCCGGGTCCTGGGCCGGTGCGATTGTCGGCGGCATCGTCTTCGGCATCGGCATGGTCCTGTCGCGCGGCTGCCCCGGACGGCTCCTCGTCCTCGCCTCGTCGGGCAATCTCCGCTCCGTCGTCTCGGGCCTGATCTTTGCCGTCGTCGCGCAGATGAGCCTCAAGGGCATCCTCGCACCGCTCCGTGATCGGATCGCGGGGTCGTGGATCACGCCCGGCGGCCAGAACGTCAACCTCATCGACTGGAGCGGGCTGCCGCGTGAAAGCGGGCTTGTCCTCGGCATCCTGATCGCGGTTCTGGCACTCTATCTTTCGCGCCGGAACCGGATCGGCGCCTCCACCCTCATCTTCGCCTCGGGCGTCGGTTTTTCCGTGGCACTCGGCTGGATCTCGACCTACGCGCTCGCCCAAGTCAGCTTCGATCCGGTGACAATCAGCTCCGTGACCTTCTCCGGCCCCTCGGCCTCGACGCTCATGTTCTTCCTCGAACCGGTCCGGGTTCTCGAATTCGACGTTGGCCTCGTTCCCGGCGTTGTGCTGGGCGCGGGCGTGTCGGCGCTTCTCGCCGGGCAGTTCCGCTTCGAAGGGTTCGAGGGCGAAAGCAACATGCGCCGCTCGATGTTCGGCGCGGTGCTCATGGGATTCGGCGCGATGCTGGCCGGCGGCTGCTCCATCGGCGCCGGGGTGACGGGCGGGTCGATCTTCGCGGCCACGGCCTGGCTTGCGCTCTTCTCGATGTGGGTCGGCGCGGTTGTCACTGACCTCCTGTTCGACCAGAGGGCCGAACGCGCGGCCGCCTGACGATCACGAAACCGCGACCAGCGGGATGGAATGCGTCTGATCGGCGTCTTTCTTCCAAGGTGTCCGCGACGGGCGCCTGTGACAGACCGGAGAAAACCCACATGACCCGCTTCATCCTTCTGACCGCCAGCCTTGGCCTTTCCGCCACCGTCCTTCTTGCCGCGCCGATGACCGGCGAGAGCGCCAAGGGCGCGGTGCTGACCGACGCCAAGGGCATGACCCTGTACACCTTCGACACCGACAAGGACGGGATGTCCGCCTGCTATGACGCCTGCGCGACGAACTGGCCGCCCTTCTTGGCCGCCGACGGCGACGCGGCAATGGGCGATTTCAGCTTGACCGAGCGGACGGATGGCAGCCACCAGTGGACCTTCAAGGGCATGCCGCTCTACACTTGGATCAAGGATGCCAAACCGGGCGACATCACCGGCGACGGCGTCAAGGACGTCTGGCACATCGCGCAGCCGTAAGGGTCCGTATGAGCGTTCTGGACGAGATCGAGGCGGCCATCCCGAGGCTGAGACGCGCGGCGCGGGCCCTGACCCGCGATGCTGCTGCGGCCGACGACCTTGTCCAGGACAGTCTGGAACGCGCGCTGGCCCGCCGCCGCCACTGGCGCGGCGACGGGCCGGTCGCCGGCTGGATCTGGAAGATCATGCTGAACATCCACCGCGACGGCGCCCGACGTGCCGCCCCGCATCTGGTCGTGGTGGACGAGTTGCCGCAGGTTCCCGCGGCGGGCGACGCGGCCGAGGACCGGCTGGCGCTGGCCGAGGTTCGCGCCGCCATCGCCCGCCTGCCCGTCGATCAGCGCCAGGTGCTGGTTCTGGTGGCGCTGGAGGGCCAGACCCTTCAGGCCGCCGCCGCGATCCTCGGCATTCCCGAAGGCACACTGGTCTCCCGCCTCGGCCGCGCCCGCGCGGCGCTGCGGTCGATGACGGGGCGCGATCCGCGGACGCCCCTGCAAAAGAAGGACAGCCGATGAGCGGCCACCCCCCGATCCCCGAGGATGACCTGATCCGGTTCCATGCCGGCGCGATCACAGGCGCCGACCGCGACACCATGTCCCGGCGGATCGAAGACGACCCGGCTGCGCGTGCCTGCCTCGACGACTGGTCCCGCCAGGACGAGAGTCTGCGCGCCGCCTACGACGGGACCTTGGACGAAGCGCTGCCCGAACCCCTGCGCCAACGGCTGGCCGAGGCCCGCCGCCAGGACCGCGCCGGAATGCGTCGGCGCCTGGCGGGGCCGCTCAGGATCGCGGCGGCGGTCGCGCTTCTGGCGATTGGCGGCATCGGCGGCTTCATCCTCGCCCGCCTCGACAGCAAGGTCCCGGCGCAGGTCCGCGTCGCCGACGCGGCCCTTGCCGCCTACACGACCTACGTGGCCGAGGTCGCCCATCCGGTCGAGGTTACAGCAAGTGAAAGCGCGCACCTGACCCAGTGGCTCTCGAAGCGCCTCGGCCATCCCATCGCCCCGCCTGATTTCGCCGCCGCCGGCTTCCGGTTGATGGGCGGGCGGCTTCTTCCGTCACCGACCGGCCCGGCGGCGCTTTTCATGTACGAGGACGACCTCGGCCGCCGCGTCACGCTTTATGTGGCACCCGGAGAAGACAGCGGCGACACCGCGTTCCGCTTCGCGGAAAGGCCGGGCGCGCAAAGCTTCTACTGGATCGACGGCAGCCTCAGCTATGCGGTGACTGGCGACATCCCGCGCGACGCGCTGCGGGCAATCGCGGTCGCGGCCTACGACCAGATGATCTGAGGCCGGGTCAGTAAAAACTCTGCGGGTCGATGTCGATCGCGAGACGCAGGTTGTTCGGCACCTTCAGCTGGCCGACCCATTCCGCCAATGCGGGTTGCAGCGCCACGCCCTTCGCCGCCTTGACGAGAAGCCGCACGCGGTGACGGCCGCGCACCCGCGCGACAGGGGCCGGCGCCGGCCCGAAGACCTGCGCCCCGATCCGGCGCAAGGGCGCGTCGCGGCGGGCAAGCTCGGCGCCGAAGTCGAAGACCGCTTGCACGTCGGGCGCGGACAGCACGATCCCGGCAAGGCGCCCATAGGGCGGCATTCCCGCCGCCTGCCTCTCTGCCGCCTCGGCACGCCAGAACGCCTCTTCGTCGCCCGACAGGATCGCCCGGATCACCGCATGTTCGGGCTGGTAGGTCTGAAGCATCGCGACACCCGGCTTCTCGCTCCGCCCGGCACGGCCCGAGACCTGCCGCATCAGCTGGAACGTCCGTTCCGCCGCACGCAGGTCGGAGCCTTGCAGCCCGAGATCGGCATCGATCACACCGACGAGCGTCAGGAGCGGGAAGTTGTGACCCTTCGCGACGAGCTGCGTGCCGATGATGATGTCGGCGCCGCCGCCGGCGATCTCGGCGATCTTCTCCTTCAGCGCCCGGGCCGAACTGAAGAGATCCGAAGAGAGCACCGCCACCCTTGCCTCTGGAAAACGCGCCGCGACCTCCTCGGCCAACCGCTCGACCCCCGGCCCAACCGGGGCGAGACGGCCAACCGCCTGGCAATGCGGGCAGGCTTCCGGCATCGGTTTCGTCTCGCCGCATTGGTGGCAGACGAGCCGTTTCAGGAACCGGTGCTCGACCATCCGCGCGTCGCAATGCTCGCAGCCGATCTGGTGACCGCAGGCGCGGCAGATCGTGACCGGCGCATAGCCGCGCCGGTTGAGGAAAAGAAGCGCCTGCTCCCCCCGCGCGATCCGCTCGCGTACCCCTGAGACCAGCGTCGGGCCGATCCAGCGGTTCGGCTCCAGCCGTTCGTCGCGCATGTCGATGGCGCGAAGCTCCGGCATTTCGGCCACGCCGAAGCGGGAGGTCAGGTCGATGCGCCGGTATTTCCCGGCCTCGGCATTGGCCCAGCTTTCGAGGCAGGGCGTTGCCGAGGCCAGCACCACCTGCGCATCGCACAGCGACGCCCGCAGCACCGCCATGTCGCGGGCATTGTAGAGAACCCCGTCCTCCTGCTTGTAAGAGGTGTCATGCTCCTCGTCGACGACGATGAGGCCAAGGTCGCGGAACGGCAGGAACAAAGCCGAGCGCGCGCCGACGACAAGACCGACATTGCCCTCGCCCGCCATCCGCCAGAGCCTCCGGCGCTCGGTCATCGTCACGCCGGAATGCCATTCGCCGGGCATCGCGCCGAAGCGGTCCTCGACCCGCGTGAGGAATTCCGCCGTCAAGGCGATCTCGGGCAGCAGCACCAGCGCCTGCCGCCCCTGCCGCAGGCATTCGGCCACGGCTTCGAGGTAAACCTCGGTCTTGCCCGACCCGGTCACACCTTTCAGCAGCGTCGTGCCATAGGCCCCGCCCGCGATGGCCGCCCTGAGCCGCGCGGCGGCGGCCGCCTGATCCTCGGCAAGCGCCTTTCCGGAAAGGTCGGGAGCGAGCCGGGGATAGGGCAGATCGCGCGGGGCCTCCTCCTCGGCCACCGCGCCATGTTTCACCATCCCCTTGACGACGCTGGTCGAAACGCCGGCCAGCCCCGCCAGCTCGCCAAGCGTGAAGGCCGCGCCGCCATACTCGTCCAGAATGTCCAGCACCCGCGCCCGCGCATCCGTCATCCGGTCGGGCTCCGCCCAGCCCCGGCGGTAGACCTTGCGCGGCCCCGGCGGGTCGGCGAGCCCCGGCGCGCGGGTCGCGAGCCGCAGCATCGCCGGCATCGGCGTCAGTGTGTAATCGGCCGCCCGCATCAGGAAAGACCGCATCGCCGCGCCCATCGGGGCGGCGTCGAGAACCCGGGTGACGGGGCGCACCTTGGCAAGGTCATAGCCGCCCTCGCCCGGCCCCCAGACCACGCCGAGCACCCGGCGCGGACCCAGCGGCACCTCGACGAAGGCCCCCGTGAAACACCCGCCTTCCGGCGCCCTGTAGTCGAGCGGCCGCCCCAAGGGCTCCGTCGTCAGGACGGAGACGAGCGCGCCTTCGTCGAAAAACCCGAAGTCAGTCACGCGGCGCTGCCTTTCCCGGGTTTCGGCGGCACGACGATTGCGCTAAAAGCCCGCCCGAAAGCCCTTGCCAGCGACAGGACCGCAGCCATGAAATTCTTCGTCGATACCGCCGACACCGCCGCCATCCGCGAACTCAACGACCTTGGCATGGTCGACGGAGTCACGACGAACCCGTCGTTGATCCTGAAATCGGGCCGCGACATTCTCGAAGTGACCAGGGAAATCTGCGACATGGTCTCGGGCCCCGTTTCTGCCGAAGTGGTGGCCACCGAGGCCAAGGCGATGATCGCCGAAGGCCTGAAGCTTGCCAAGATCGCGCCCAATATCGCGATCAAGGTGCCGCTGACCTGGGACGGGCTCACCGCCTGCAAGGCTTTCGCATCCGAAGGCCACAAGGTCAACGTGACACTGTGCTTCTCAGCCGCGCAGGCGATCCTCGCCGCCAAGGCCGGCGCTTCCTTCATCTCGCCCTTCATCGGCCGGCTCGACGACATCCACATGGACGGCGTCGAACTTATCCACGACATCCGCACGATCTACGACAACTACAGCTTCCAGACCGAGATCCTCGCCGCCTCGATCCGCTCGGTGAACCATGTCATCGACTGCGCCAAGATCGGCGCCGACGTGATCACCGCGCCCCCTGCCGTCATCAAGTCGATGGCGAACCACGTCCTGACCGACAAGGGCCTCGACCAGTTCCTCAAGGACTGGGCGCAGACCGGACAGAAGATTCTCTGACTGCCGAAAGGGTCCGGGAGTCATCGTTGCAACGGTTGCGCCCGGAACGCCCCGAACTTGGAAAAAGTTGCAGAAATCGCTTTGGCGGGCTGCTAGAGTCGGCGGAAACCAAGAGAGAAACGGGGGCAGAGATGGCCGAAACGGCGAACATTGCGGCGGATGTCAGGGACCGGCTCATCGCCGAGCCGGAGGTGATCCTCGAGGATCGCGACTTGATGAAGGCGCTGATCGCCGCCAATGAACGCGCGATGGGGGCCAATATCGTCGACCTGCGCGGCATCGCCATGGAACGGCTCGAAGCGCGCCTGGACCGGCTTGAGGATACCCATCGGTCTGTCATCGCGGCGGCCTACGAAAACCTCGCCGGCACCAACCAGGTGCACCGCGCCATCCTCCAGATGCTCGACCCGACCGAGTTCGAAGCCTTCCTGAAGAATATCGGCGGCGAGGTGGCCCAGATCCTGCGGGTCAACTGCGTCCGGCTGGTGCTGGAGACCGTGCAATCCGATCACGATCCGTCGCTGAGCCGCCTTGGCGACGTGCTTTGCGTGGCGGAACCGGGTTTCGTCGATACCTACATGTCCGGTGGCCGCTCCGGCCCGTCGCGCAGCGTCGTCCTGCGCCAGACCTTGCTGGAATCCGAGACGATCTACGGCCGGGACGGCGCCTGGATCCGGTCCGAGGCCGCGTTGCGGCTCGATCTCGGCCCGGGCCGCCTGCCGGGGATGCTCGCGCTCGGCGCGGAAGATCCGCATCAGTTCCGCGCCAATCAGGGCACCGACCTTCTGACGTTCTTCGGGGGCGTCTTCGAACGCGCGATGCGGCGCTGGCTGGCCTGAGCCGGGGCGATGAGCATCGCCCTCACCCCCGCGCTCCGCGACGCGCTCTCCACCTGGCTCGACCACCTCTCGGCCCTTGACGGCGCTGCGGAGAACACGGTGAAGGCCTACCGGACGGACGTGACGGGGTTCCTCGCCTTCCTCGCCCGGCATCACGGCGAGGGGATCGCGCCGAAGCGGCTTGCCACGATCACGCAAAGCGACATGCGCGCCTGGATGGCGCATGAGCGGCAAGGCGGCACCTCAGCCCGCTCGCTCGCCCGCAAGCTTTCGGCGGTCAAGGGCTTCACCCGCTGGCTGTCGGAGCGCGACGGGTTCGATCCGACCGCGATCCTTGCCGCGCGCAGCCCCAAATTCCAGCGCAAGCTGCCGCGCCCCCTGAGCGAGGACGGCGCGCGAGATGTCATCGACCTCATGGGCAGCACCCCGCGAGAGGACTGGATCGCCGCGCGCGATGCCGCCGTGGTGACGCTGCTTTACGGCTGCGGGCTGCGGATCTCCGAAGCGCTTGACCTCACCGGCGCCGACAGCCCGCTGCCGCAATCCCTGCGCATCCGCGGCAAGGGCGACAAGGAGCGGATCGTGCCGGTCCTGCCCGCCGCCCGTGCCGCCGTCGCCGCCTATGTCCGGCTCTGCCCGCTTCCGGTCGAGGACGAACCCGCCGAGGCGCTCTTTCGCGGCGCGCGCGGCGGCCCGCTGAACCCGCGCCTCATCGCCAAGGCGATGGAGCAGGCGCGGCTCGGTCTCGGCCTGCCCGCCTCGGCCACGCCGCATGCCCTCAGGCACAGTTTCGCGACCCACCTTCTGACCGCCGGGGGCGATCTCCGCGCCATTCAGGAACTTCTCGGCCATGCCTCGCTCTCGACGACGCAGGCCTATACAGCGGTTGACACCGCACGCCTCATGGAGGTCTACGACAGGGCGCATCCGCGTGCCTGAGGGAACAAGGAACGACTGAGCCGATGACCCCGCAGATAAAAGCGCTGTCCGTCCACCTGTTCACCGCGACCGGGGCCGTCTTGTCGATGCTGGCCATGCTCGCCGCGGTCAAGGCGGAATGGAGCCTGATGTTCCTCTGGCTCGTCGTCGCCCTTATCGTCGACGGGATCGACGGCCCGCTCGCCCGCCACTACCACGTCAAGACGAATTGGCCGACCTATGACGGGGTGCTTCTGGATCTCATCATCGACTACCTCACCTATGTCTTCATCCCGGCCTTCGCGCTTTTCCAATCCGGGCTCCTGCCCGGCTGGACCGGCTGGTGCGCGATCATCGTCATCACCTATGCGAGCGTGATCTACTTTGCCGACACGCGGATGAAGACGACCGACAATTCCTTTGCGGGTTTCCCGGCCTGTTGGAACATGGTGGTCATCGTTCTCTTCGCGCTGGAGCCCAATTTCTACCTGATGCTGGCGATCATCGTGGCGCTGGCGCTGACGATGTTCACCAACCTGAAATTCGTCCATCCCGTGCGGACCGAACGCTGGCGCTGGATCACGCTTCCGGTAGCGCTCGCCTGGACGGCCTTCGCCGGCCGCGCGGCCTGGGTCGATTTCGCGGCCGGCGACCTTGCCCATTGGGGGCTCGGGCTGACCTCGGTCTACCTGCTTCTCGCCGGAATCGCCCAGCAGATCTTTCCCGAACGCGCGTAAGCGTCAGATCCGCGTCAGGATCACACCCGCCGCGATCAGCCCGACCGAGACCGCCTTCGCCCGTGTCATGCGCTCACGGAAAAGTAGCCAGCCGATGAGAACCGCGAAGAGGATCGACGTCTCGCGCAGGGCCGCGACAAGCGCGATCGGGGCGAGGGTCATCGCCCAGACCGCGACCGCGTAAGAGCCGTAGGACGCCGCCGCCGCAAGGCTGCCCATCGCCCAGACCCTGCGCCCCGAGGGCAGCGAGGACCGGCCGCGCAGCGCCAGCATCGCGGCGGCAAAGATCACCCCGTCGATCACGAAAAGCCAGCCGACGAAGACCGTCGCGTTCTCCGCCACCCGCGCGCCAAGCCCGTCCACCAGCGTGTAACCCGCCGTCGCGCAGGCCGAACCGAAGGCGAAGGGCAGCATCCGGCGCGACTCGCCGCTGGTCCAGACGCCACGCGCGAGCAGGAGGATGCCGAACCCGAGGACGAGGATGCCCGCCGCCTCGGCAACCACCACGACCTCGCCGAGCCAGATGGCACCGACGAGAAGCGTGATCATCGGCGCGGTGCCGCGGGCAAGCGGATAGACGCGGCTGAGGTCGCCATGCTCGTAGGCAAAGGTCAGGAAGATCTTGTAGGCCGAATGGATCGCGCCGGACGCCAGAAGCCAAGGCCAGACTGCCGCTGCCGGGACCGGCTGGGTCGCCGCGACGGCGACACCGATCAGGCCCTGGACGCCCGACAGGACCATCATCGTTCCGACCCTGCTCGCGCCAACCCGCACAAGCGCGTTCCAGGTCGCGTGAAGGAGGGCGGCCGCGAGGACGGAGAGAAAGACGGTGAGCGACATCGCGGACCTCCGGCCCTGACGCCTATCCGCGCCTTCGAACTTCCGCAAGCGGGACCGTCGGCCTTCAGCCGCCTTGCGCGTTGGCGGGCGCTCAAACCCTTGAAAAACAATCACCCCGCGACAGTCATCTGCGGGAACGAAGGGGTGCGCATATTCGCTCGCGCCGCGCCGCCCGCACCCAGCTTAGAATCGTTCCAAACCTTGACTCCACCCGGTCCCGGGCGCATATCTGACCAGCAACGGAGGCGACCCCATGTTCATCCAGACCGAATCCACGCCGAACCCCGCAACGCTCAAGTTTCTGCCGGGCCTCGCGGTGCTGGACAGCGGCACAGCCGACTTCCCGGCCCCCGATACGGCGGCGAAATCCCCGCTCGCCCGCCGCATCTTCGCGGTCGACGGCGTCACCGGGGTCTTTCTCGGCAACGATTTCGTCACCGTGACCAAGGCCGAGGCCACGCTCTGGGAGCATATCAAGCCCGCGATCCTCGGCGCGATCATGGAACATTTCCAGTCCGGCCAGCCGGTGATCGAGGGCGAGCGCGCGGAAAGCGCCCACGCCGCGCATGATGGGCCGGACAGCGATATCGTCAAGCAGATCAAGGAACTCCTCGACACCCGCGTGCGCCCCGCCGTGGCGCAGGACGGCGGCGACATCACCTTCCACGGCTTCGACCGGGGCATCGTCTACCTGCACATGCAGGGCGCCTGCGCCGGTTGCCCGTCCTCGACCCTGACGCTGAAGATGGGGATCGAGAACCTGCTGCGGCACTACATCCCCGAAGTGGTCGAGGTGCGGCCGGTCGCGGCCTGAGGAATGGCCGACCCGCTGATCCTGGCCTTCGACACATCGGCCGCGCATTGCGCGGCCGCTTTGCTGTCGGGCGACATCGTGCTTGCCGCCCGGTCCGAGGAGATGGGGCGCGGCCAGGCCGAACGGCTGATGCCACTTCTGGAAGAACTCCTCTTCGAAACGGGCAAGAGCTGGACCGATCTCGACGCGCTCGGGGTCGGCACCGGGCCGGGCAACTTCACCGGCATCCGCATCTCGGTCGCAGCCGCACGGGGCCTTGCGCTCGCTCTGGATATCCCCGCCGTCGGGGTCAACGGCTTCGACGCCCGCGCCTGCGGAGAGGCGACATCCCCGGTCTTGATCGCCATCGAGGCGCCGCGCGCGATGGTCTACCTGCAACGGCGGGATGGGAACGCGGCAGAGCCCGAACTTCGCCCGGCCGCCGACATCGGCGCGCTCGATGCGCCGGTCCTGTGGCTCTCCGACCTGCCAGGGGCAGAGATGGCGGCGCGCATCGCCCACGTGGCGCGCGACCGAAGGGGCGAGAAACAGCCCCGCCCCGCCCCCCTCTACCTGCGACCCGCCGATGCCGCGCCAATGCGCGACGCGCCGCCGGTGATCCTGCCGTGACCGGCCAGACCGATCCGGTCGAACTGGCTGCGATCCATGCCGAGAGTTTTACCGTGCCGCGCCCCTGGGGCGCCGATGAAATCGCCGGGACCCTGACCCAGCCGGGCAGCTTCCTCTTGACCGCCGCCGACGGTTTCCTGATCGGAAGGGTCATCGCGGGCGAGGCCGAACTCCTGACCCTCGCCGTCCGCCCCGCCGGGCGCAGGCGGGGCACGGGCGCCCTGCTCGTGGGCGCGTTCCTCGACGCGTCCCGCGTGCAAAAGGCGGAGCGCGCCTTTCTCGAAGTGGCCGCCGACAACGCCGCAGCCCGTGCGCTCTACCGTCGCGCGGGCTTTTCCGAGGCGGGGCGCAGGCGGGCTTACTATCGCACCCCGGACGGTGTCGCGGTCGATGCGATCGTGATGTCTCTCGATCTCGGCTGATTCCCGGCAATCTCGTTGACCAAAAGGTCAAACTGCCGCCCCGTCACCGTCAAATAGCTATTGACCGACTTCGACGCTTACGCGCTAATCGTGGGAATCCGCGCGTGACCGGCCTCCGCACTGGACCACCGCGGACGCGGATCAACAGATTACCAACCGGGAGTTTTCCATGACCCTTATGCAGAAATTCCTCGGCGCGGCCGCTGGCCTGGCGCTGACCTCGGGTGCGGCGCTGGCCGATCCGGCGATCATCTACGACCTCGGCGGCAAGTTCGACAAGTCGTTCAATGAGGCCGCTTATGGTGGGGCCGAGCGCTGGAAGGCGGAGACCGGCGGCACCTACAAAGAGCTGGAAATGCAGTCCGAGGCCCAGCGCGAACAGGCGCTGCGCCGCCTGGCCGAGGCCGGCGCCAACCCGGTCGTGATGACCGGCTTTGCCTTCGGAGACGTCCTCAACACCGTCGCGCCCGACTTCCCCGACACCAAGTTCGCGATCATCGACATGGTCGTCGATCAGCCGAACGTGAAATCGGTGGTCTTCAATGAGCATGAGGGCTCCTACCTCGTCGGCATGATGGCTGCGCTCGCCTCGAAAACCGGCACGGTCGGCTTCATCGGCGGCATGGACATCCCGCTGATCCGCAAGTTCGGCTGCGGTTATGCCGAAGGCGTGAAGGCGGTGAACCCGAATGCGACCGTGGTGATGAACATGACCGGCACGACGCCCTCGGCCTGGAACGACCCGGTGAAGGGCGCGGAACTCGCCAAGGCGCAGAAGAGCCAGGGCGCCGACGTGATCTATGCCGCCGCCGGCGGTACCGGGATCGGCGTTCTCCAGGCCGCCGCCGACGAGGGGATCCTTTCGATCGGCGTCGACAGCAACCAGAACTATCTGCATCCCGGCCAGGTCCTGACCTCGATGCTGAAGCGGGTGGACAACGCTGTCTACGAAGCCTTCAAGGAAGGCACCGACCTGCAGCCCGGCATCAACGTCATGGGCCTTGCCAACGACGGCGTCGGCTATGCGATGGACGACAACAACGCCTCTCTGGTGACGCCGGAGATGCAGGCGGCGGTCGATGCCGCGGCCGAGAAGATCAAGTCGGGCGAGATCGTGGTCCACGATTACATGGCCGACAATACCTGCCCGTCCGCGTCGTTCTGATGACGCCGGGCGAAGACAAGGGGCGGCCGGAAACGGCCGCCCCCTTTGCCATCGAGTTGCGCGGGATATCGAAAGCCTTCGGGTCGGTGCAGGCCAACAAGGACATTTCGATCCAGGTGGCGAAGGGCACGATCCACGGCATCATCGGCGAAAACGGTGCCGGGAAATCCACGCTGATGTCGATCCTCTACGGTTTCTACAAAGCCGACTCGGGCGAGATCTTCATCAACGGCCGGAAGACCGAAATCCCCGACAGCCAGGCCGCGATCCGCGCCGGCATCGGCATGGTCTTCCAGCATTTCAAGCTGGTGCAGAATTTCACGGTGCTGGAGAACGTCATTCTCGGCGCCGAAGACGGCGCGCTCCTGCGCCCCTCGCTCGCCAAGGCGCGGGCCGTGCTCGGCGAACTCGCGCGCGAATACGAACTTGACGTCGACCCCGAGGAGGTGATCGAGGAACTGAGCGTCGGCCACCAGCAGCGGGTGGAGATCCTGAAGGCGCTTTACCGCCATGCCGATATTCTCATCCTCGACGAACCGACCGGGGTGCTGACGCCCGACGAGGCGGACCATTTGTTCCGTATTCTCAAGGGATTGAAGGAACAGGGCAAGACCATCATCCTGATCACCCACAAGCTTCGCGAGATCATGGAGATCACCGACACGGTGAGCGTCATGCGACGGGGTGAGATGACGGCGACGGTGAAGACCGCCGGGACGAGCCCCGAACAACTGGCCGAACTGATGGTCGGCCGCAAGGTGCTGCTCGACGTGACGAAAGCCCCGGCCAAGCC
It encodes the following:
- a CDS encoding CDP-alcohol phosphatidyltransferase family protein; translation: MTPQIKALSVHLFTATGAVLSMLAMLAAVKAEWSLMFLWLVVALIVDGIDGPLARHYHVKTNWPTYDGVLLDLIIDYLTYVFIPAFALFQSGLLPGWTGWCAIIVITYASVIYFADTRMKTTDNSFAGFPACWNMVVIVLFALEPNFYLMLAIIVALALTMFTNLKFVHPVRTERWRWITLPVALAWTAFAGRAAWVDFAAGDLAHWGLGLTSVYLLLAGIAQQIFPERA
- a CDS encoding EamA family transporter, with translation MSLTVFLSVLAAALLHATWNALVRVGASRVGTMMVLSGVQGLIGVAVAATQPVPAAAVWPWLLASGAIHSAYKIFLTFAYEHGDLSRVYPLARGTAPMITLLVGAIWLGEVVVVAEAAGILVLGFGILLLARGVWTSGESRRMLPFAFGSACATAGYTLVDGLGARVAENATVFVGWLFVIDGVIFAAAMLALRGRSSLPSGRRVWAMGSLAAAASYGSYAVAVWAMTLAPIALVAALRETSILFAVLIGWLLFRERMTRAKAVSVGLIAAGVILTRI
- a CDS encoding NifU family protein, yielding MFIQTESTPNPATLKFLPGLAVLDSGTADFPAPDTAAKSPLARRIFAVDGVTGVFLGNDFVTVTKAEATLWEHIKPAILGAIMEHFQSGQPVIEGERAESAHAAHDGPDSDIVKQIKELLDTRVRPAVAQDGGDITFHGFDRGIVYLHMQGACAGCPSSTLTLKMGIENLLRHYIPEVVEVRPVAA
- the tsaB gene encoding tRNA (adenosine(37)-N6)-threonylcarbamoyltransferase complex dimerization subunit type 1 TsaB — its product is MADPLILAFDTSAAHCAAALLSGDIVLAARSEEMGRGQAERLMPLLEELLFETGKSWTDLDALGVGTGPGNFTGIRISVAAARGLALALDIPAVGVNGFDARACGEATSPVLIAIEAPRAMVYLQRRDGNAAEPELRPAADIGALDAPVLWLSDLPGAEMAARIAHVARDRRGEKQPRPAPLYLRPADAAPMRDAPPVILP
- the rimI gene encoding ribosomal protein S18-alanine N-acetyltransferase, yielding MTGQTDPVELAAIHAESFTVPRPWGADEIAGTLTQPGSFLLTAADGFLIGRVIAGEAELLTLAVRPAGRRRGTGALLVGAFLDASRVQKAERAFLEVAADNAAARALYRRAGFSEAGRRRAYYRTPDGVAVDAIVMSLDLG
- a CDS encoding BMP family lipoprotein; protein product: MTLMQKFLGAAAGLALTSGAALADPAIIYDLGGKFDKSFNEAAYGGAERWKAETGGTYKELEMQSEAQREQALRRLAEAGANPVVMTGFAFGDVLNTVAPDFPDTKFAIIDMVVDQPNVKSVVFNEHEGSYLVGMMAALASKTGTVGFIGGMDIPLIRKFGCGYAEGVKAVNPNATVVMNMTGTTPSAWNDPVKGAELAKAQKSQGADVIYAAAGGTGIGVLQAAADEGILSIGVDSNQNYLHPGQVLTSMLKRVDNAVYEAFKEGTDLQPGINVMGLANDGVGYAMDDNNASLVTPEMQAAVDAAAEKIKSGEIVVHDYMADNTCPSASF
- a CDS encoding ABC transporter ATP-binding protein; its protein translation is MTPGEDKGRPETAAPFAIELRGISKAFGSVQANKDISIQVAKGTIHGIIGENGAGKSTLMSILYGFYKADSGEIFINGRKTEIPDSQAAIRAGIGMVFQHFKLVQNFTVLENVILGAEDGALLRPSLAKARAVLGELAREYELDVDPEEVIEELSVGHQQRVEILKALYRHADILILDEPTGVLTPDEADHLFRILKGLKEQGKTIILITHKLREIMEITDTVSVMRRGEMTATVKTAGTSPEQLAELMVGRKVLLDVTKAPAKPGKTVLEVENLRVVDADKVERLKGISFTIRAGEILGIAGVAGNGQSELLAVLGGIASGTGHIRLNGEELDLTGQHSDGQSRRAKGISHVPEDRQHLGMIMDFAAWENIAFGYHNDPAYQKNALLMDNEAILEDTKGKMERFDVRPPIPTLPAKSFSGGNQQKIILAREIERNPDLLLVGQPTRGVDIGAIEFIHKRIVELRDAGKAILLVSVELDEILGLADRIAVMFDGRIMGERLPDQTNERELGLLMAGVAGEAA